A single genomic interval of Lucilia cuprina isolate Lc7/37 chromosome 2, ASM2204524v1, whole genome shotgun sequence harbors:
- the LOC111689332 gene encoding dehydrogenase/reductase SDR family member 7 produces MNFFEILGFTVLIYCVIYFLLWIFLDCNVALWLKIRFGVHISTLRGQVVWITGASSGIGKGLALNLARHGVRLVLSARREALLEEVKEECLAEAKGLLAAKDVLVLPMDMLKLETHNRCLLEVLNYFGKLDILVNNAGRSQRANWEDIDIQVDRELFELDVFSVLHLSRLVVHYFLEQAGGKGHIAATSSVAGLTTVPFSASYCGAKHALNAYLQCLAMEHPSLDITIFNPGPVATDFLQEAFTAKPNSKVGQSTKNQKRLTADRCGFLFATALANKMELVWCGLFPVNFLAYVSRYTLLSAILKQFMTQNTLNKIREGKI; encoded by the coding sequence AtgaacttttttgaaattttgggtTTTACTGTGCTAATTTACTGCGTAATTTACTTTCTCCTATGGATCTTTTTGGACTGTAATGTGGCACTTTGGTTGAAGATACGTTTTGGTGTGCACATTTCCACTTTGCGGGGTCAAGTGGTATGGATTACTGGAGCTTCCAGTGGCATTGGTAAGGGTTTGGCTTTAAATCTAGCCCGCCATGGTGTACGATTAGTATTATCCGCCAGACGTGAGGCCCTATTAGAAGAAGTGAAAGAAGAATGTTTGGCAGAGGCTAAGGGACTATTAGCGGCCAAAGATGTATTGGTGTTGCCCATGGATATGCTTAAGTTGGAGACTCACAACCGCTGTCTGCTGGAGGTTTTAAATTACTTTGGCAAATTGGACATTTTAGTCAATAATGCTGGACGTTCCCAAAGAGCCAATTGGGAAGACATTGACATTCAAGTAGATCGTGAACTTTTTGAATTGGATGTATTCTCTGTTTTGCATCTCAGCCGTTTAGTGGTACACTATTTTCTGGAGCAGGCTGGCGGTAAGGGTCATATAGCGGCTACTTCCAGTGTGGCGGGCTTGACTACTGTACCATTTTCGGCCAGTTATTGTGGTGCCAAACATGCTCTAAATGCCTATCTACAATGTTTAGCCATGGAACATCCTTCTTTGgatattacaatatttaatcCGGGTCCAGTGGCTACAGATTTCCTACAGGAAGCCTTTACGGCCAAACCCAATAGCAAAGTGGGACAAAGTACTAAAAATCAAAAACGTTTAACAGCCGACAGATGTGGTTTTCTCTTTGCCACTGCTTTGGCTAATAAAATGGAATTGGTTTGGTGTGGCCTGTTTCCAGTTAATTTCCTGGCTTATGTCTCACGTTATACTTTGTTGAGTGCTATACTTAAACAATTTATGactcaaaatactttaaacaaaataagagaaggtaaaatttaa
- the LOC111689333 gene encoding exosome complex component RRP40, producing the protein MPEIVMPGDRITAAEEMAKTKKVILGPGLRRQDEQVVACKAGTLQHKEPNTFWVESYQRRYVPVRGEAVIGVVTAKAGDIFRVDIGGCEQASLSYLAFEQATKKNRPDVNTGDLVYARLIVASKDFEPELVCVNSVGKKGKLGVLPDGFVFNCSLNLARMILREDCPLLAALTKEMPFEIAVGLNGRIWIKAKTVKETIAVGNAILAAEHASNEQIAKICENIGNILFT; encoded by the coding sequence atgccAGAAATAGTAATGCCTGGTGATCGTATAACAGCCGCTGAAGAGATGGCTAAAACAAAGAAAGTAATTTTGGGACCTGGTCTACGGAGACAAGACGAGCAAGTTGTAGCATGCAAAGCTGGAACACTACAACACAAAGAACCCAACACATTTTGGGTGGAAAGTTATCAAAGGAGATACGTTCCCGTAAGAGGAGAAGCAGTCATTGGTGTAGTGACAGCCAAGGCTGGCGATATCTTTCGTGTGGATATAGGAGGCTGTGAACAAGCATCTCTTTCCTATTTGGCTTTCGAACAAGCAACCAAGAAAAATCGTCCCGATGTTAATACAGGCGATTTAGTATATGCACGACTTATAGTGGCCAGTAAAGATTTCGAACCCGAATTAGTGTGTGTTAATTCAGTGGGTAAAAAAGGCAAACTGGGCGTACTACCGGACGGATTCGTTTTTAATTGTAGTTTAAATTTGGCACGTATGATTTTGCGCGAAGATTGTCCACTATTGGCGGCGCTAACGAAGGAGATGCCATTTGAAATTGCGGTGGGTTTAAATGGGCGCATCTGGATTAAGGCAAAAACGGTGAAAGAAACTATAGCAGTGGGTAATGCTATTTTGGCGGCAGAACATGCTTCCAATGagcaaattgcaaaaatatgtgaaaatattggaaatatattatttacttgA